A single genomic interval of Megalobrama amblycephala isolate DHTTF-2021 linkage group LG17, ASM1881202v1, whole genome shotgun sequence harbors:
- the crlf1a gene encoding cytokine receptor-like factor 1a isoform X1, translating to MIWLLFLLLCAAGVLSTSTQVATIFPQDPALPIGSSLTATCSVNPDHGVHAGSLYWTLNGKRLPSSTYSVLSPSVLSVTLPRLSGSRQRSGDNLVCHNSGGHVLAGSCIYVGMPPEKPVNLTCWSRNTKDLTCRWAPGGQGETFIKTKYTLKYKLRWYGREKECEDYNAGEPYTCYIPRDLALFTPYEIWVEASNQLGTATSDVIYLDILDVVTTDPPTDVTVSRVGDLEDQLTVRWGTPPALKDFLFQAKYQIRYRLEESSDWKVVDDVGNQTSCRLAGLRPGTVYFVQVRCNPVGILGSRKAGIWSDWSHPTAASTPHSERLLTGSCDSKAGQQNSTLRRDLKQFFGWVRKHAYGCSGMSIKLYDQWRVWLQKSHKTRNQVLQGDKS from the exons ATGATCTGGTTGTTGTTTTTGCTCCTCTGTGCTGCCGGCGTGTTGTCGACTTCCACCC AGGTGGCCACCATCTTCCCTCAAGACCCTGCTCTTCCCATCGGCTCCAGCCTGACAGCCACATGCTCCGTCAACCCAGACCACGGCGTCCACGCGGGCTCGCTCTATTGGACGCTCAACGGGAAGCGTCTTCCCAGCAGCACCTACAGCGTCCTGAGCCCCAGCGTTCTCAGCGTCACCCTCCCGCGCCTCTCCGGCTCCCGCCAGCGCTCCGGAGACAACCTCGTGTGCCATAACAGTGGGGGTCATGTgctggccggctcctgcatctaTGTTGGCA TGCCTCCTGAGAAGCCTGTGAACCTCACCTGCTGGTCCAGGAACACTAAAGACCTCACCTGTCGATGGGCCCCCGGGGGCCAGGGAGAGACCTTCATCAAGACCAAATACACACTCAAATATAAGCTCAG GTGGTACGGACGAGAGAAGGAGTGTGAGGACTACAACGCGGGAGAGCCGTACACATGCTACATCCCCCGTGACCTCGCCCTCTTCACGCCCTACGAGATATGGGTGGAGGCCTCTAACCAACTCGGAACCGCAACATCTGACGTCATCTACTTGGATATCTTAGACGTGG TGACGACAGATCCACCGACGGACGTGACGGTGAGTCGAGTGGGAGACCTGGAGGACCAGCTGACTGTGCGCTGGGGGACGCCGCCTGCTCTGAAAGACTTCCTCTTTCAGGCCAAATATCAGATCAGATACAGACTGGAGGAGAGCAGCGACTGGAAG GTGGTTGATGATGTTGGGAACCAGACTTCCTGCAGGCTGGCGGGGTTGCGGCCGGGCACAGTGTATTTTGTGCAGGTGCGCTGTAATCCAGTAGGGATTCTGGGATCTAGGAAAGCAGGGATTTGGAGTGACTGGAGTCACCCTACTGCAGCCTCAACACCACACAGCG AGCGACTCCTGACGGGGTCATGTGACTCGAAGGCAGGGCAGCAGAACTCCACGCTGCGGCGGGACTTGAAGCAGTTCTTCGGCTGGGTGCGCAAACACGCCTACGGTTGCAGCGGTATGAGCATCAAACTTTATGATCAGTGGCGGGTCTGGCTGCAGAAATCCCACAAAACACGCAACCAG GTTCTTCAAGGAGATAAATCATAG
- the crlf1a gene encoding cytokine receptor-like factor 1a isoform X2, whose product MIWLLFLLLCAAGVLSTSTQVATIFPQDPALPIGSSLTATCSVNPDHGVHAGSLYWTLNGKRLPSSTYSVLSPSVLSVTLPRLSGSRQRSGDNLVCHNSGGHVLAGSCIYVGMPPEKPVNLTCWSRNTKDLTCRWAPGGQGETFIKTKYTLKYKLRWYGREKECEDYNAGEPYTCYIPRDLALFTPYEIWVEASNQLGTATSDVIYLDILDVVTTDPPTDVTVSRVGDLEDQLTVRWGTPPALKDFLFQAKYQIRYRLEESSDWKVVDDVGNQTSCRLAGLRPGTVYFVQVRCNPVGILGSRKAGIWSDWSHPTAASTPHSERLLTGSCDSKAGQQNSTLRRDLKQFFGWVRKHAYGCSGMSIKLYDQWRVWLQKSHKTRNQVGSSRR is encoded by the exons ATGATCTGGTTGTTGTTTTTGCTCCTCTGTGCTGCCGGCGTGTTGTCGACTTCCACCC AGGTGGCCACCATCTTCCCTCAAGACCCTGCTCTTCCCATCGGCTCCAGCCTGACAGCCACATGCTCCGTCAACCCAGACCACGGCGTCCACGCGGGCTCGCTCTATTGGACGCTCAACGGGAAGCGTCTTCCCAGCAGCACCTACAGCGTCCTGAGCCCCAGCGTTCTCAGCGTCACCCTCCCGCGCCTCTCCGGCTCCCGCCAGCGCTCCGGAGACAACCTCGTGTGCCATAACAGTGGGGGTCATGTgctggccggctcctgcatctaTGTTGGCA TGCCTCCTGAGAAGCCTGTGAACCTCACCTGCTGGTCCAGGAACACTAAAGACCTCACCTGTCGATGGGCCCCCGGGGGCCAGGGAGAGACCTTCATCAAGACCAAATACACACTCAAATATAAGCTCAG GTGGTACGGACGAGAGAAGGAGTGTGAGGACTACAACGCGGGAGAGCCGTACACATGCTACATCCCCCGTGACCTCGCCCTCTTCACGCCCTACGAGATATGGGTGGAGGCCTCTAACCAACTCGGAACCGCAACATCTGACGTCATCTACTTGGATATCTTAGACGTGG TGACGACAGATCCACCGACGGACGTGACGGTGAGTCGAGTGGGAGACCTGGAGGACCAGCTGACTGTGCGCTGGGGGACGCCGCCTGCTCTGAAAGACTTCCTCTTTCAGGCCAAATATCAGATCAGATACAGACTGGAGGAGAGCAGCGACTGGAAG GTGGTTGATGATGTTGGGAACCAGACTTCCTGCAGGCTGGCGGGGTTGCGGCCGGGCACAGTGTATTTTGTGCAGGTGCGCTGTAATCCAGTAGGGATTCTGGGATCTAGGAAAGCAGGGATTTGGAGTGACTGGAGTCACCCTACTGCAGCCTCAACACCACACAGCG AGCGACTCCTGACGGGGTCATGTGACTCGAAGGCAGGGCAGCAGAACTCCACGCTGCGGCGGGACTTGAAGCAGTTCTTCGGCTGGGTGCGCAAACACGCCTACGGTTGCAGCGGTATGAGCATCAAACTTTATGATCAGTGGCGGGTCTGGCTGCAGAAATCCCACAAAACACGCAACCAGGTAG GTTCTTCAAGGAGATAA